The DNA segment CACCGCCCGCAGGGAATCGGCCGGCAGCCCTTGCGCCGCGGTGCGGCTGACATTGCGCGCGGGCGACCACTTGAGGTCGACCGCTTCGCCCTTTGCCAGGCGCGCCAGCGTTTCCTCGCCGTCCTTGGTCGCCAGCTTGAATGCCTCCTCGCGCACCAGGTACTTCTCGATGTCGCCCTTGACCACCTCCAGCGGCTGCAAGGCGGCCGGTTTGTGCTCAAGCACGCGGGCCGACACCAGGGCGCCCGGCGCGGCTTCGACCGCCTCGCTGTTGCGTTTGTTCTTCAGCCCGTCGTCGCTGAACAGCGCAGCGGCCAATTTCGGATTGTCGAAGGGCGGCGCCAGTTTGCTGCCTTTCGCCAGCCATTGCGACTGACGAATCTCCAGCTTCCACTTCTCCGCCGCCGGCTTCAGGCTGTCCGACTGTTCGTACACGGTGTTGCCGAAAGCTTCCGCGGCTTCGGCATATTTCTTCATCCCGGCCTCGCGCTTGAGCTCAGCCAGAAGTTCGGCCTTGACCTCGTCGAACGGCTTGCTGCGCTCGGCGCGCACGCCCGTCACGCGAATCACGTGAAAGCCGAAATCGGAACGCACCACGTCCGAAATCTGTCCTTCCTTGAGCGCAAAGGCGGTGTCCTCGAAGGCCTTGACCATCGCCCCGCGACCGAACCAGTCCAGATCGCCGCCCTTCTCGGCGGAACCGGGATCCTGCGAATTCTGTTTGGCAATCCTGGCGAAATCGGCCGGCGTCTTCTTCACCTGAAGCAGAAGTTCCTCGGCTTTGGCCTTGGCCGCCTTGGCCTCCGCCTCCGGCGCATCCTTCGCCGCGCGAATCAGGATATGGCTGGCACGGCGCGTCTCGGCTTCCTTGTAGCGATCCGCGCGCGACTGATAGGCCGCCCTGGCTTCCTCGTCGCTTACCGAGGCCTGCATGATCATCGCATCGCGGCTCAGCACCAGGAACTCGGCGCGCACCTGCTCCGGCAGTTCGAACTTGCTG comes from the Sulfuritalea hydrogenivorans sk43H genome and includes:
- a CDS encoding SurA N-terminal domain-containing protein; its protein translation is MFDFIRNNKKITQIFLALITLPFAFWGVDSYVRNAEVGAGVATVGGAKITRQELQSAMREQEDRMRAQLGGKVDPAMFETPQMRRAVLDSLVTQRLLAEQTQKARLTVGNEQLVQFIASVPSLQENGKFSKERYEALVAAQGMSKEMFEARLRQDMAMQQLMLPVIEAGITGQVAASRWLATQVEQREIAEARLMPEAYAGRVKLAADAVQKYYEANRSKFELPEQVRAEFLVLSRDAMIMQASVSDEEARAAYQSRADRYKEAETRRASHILIRAAKDAPEAEAKAAKAKAEELLLQVKKTPADFARIAKQNSQDPGSAEKGGDLDWFGRGAMVKAFEDTAFALKEGQISDVVRSDFGFHVIRVTGVRAERSKPFDEVKAELLAELKREAGMKKYAEAAEAFGNTVYEQSDSLKPAAEKWKLEIRQSQWLAKGSKLAPPFDNPKLAAALFSDDGLKNKRNSEAVEAAPGALVSARVLEHKPAALQPLEVVKGDIEKYLVREEAFKLATKDGEETLARLAKGEAVDLKWSPARNVSRTAAQGLPADSLRAVFKADTGKLPAYAGVAVPNNGYALYRIGAVKRIGEVDKNDPLGRALAQQYARFIAEEEFSAWMSTLKEKYPVEINKAALESKDR